The following are from one region of the Actinomyces sp. oral taxon 897 genome:
- the smpB gene encoding SsrA-binding protein SmpB — MPSRPSRPRKPTAGERAKAASDAHKTVARNRKATHDYFIEDRYEAGLVLTGTEVKALRMGRASLTEAWIEIDRHGEAWLQGAHIPEYLQGTWNNHSPRRKRKLLLHRAQLERLAQRVSAKGYTVVPLELYFLGGRAKIEIALARGKQDWDKRQSLREAQDRREAARAMAWANRRRG; from the coding sequence GTGCCCAGCAGGCCCAGCAGGCCCAGGAAGCCGACGGCGGGGGAGCGCGCGAAGGCCGCCTCCGACGCCCACAAGACGGTCGCGCGCAACCGCAAGGCGACCCACGACTACTTTATCGAGGACCGCTACGAGGCGGGACTGGTCCTGACCGGCACCGAGGTCAAGGCGCTGCGCATGGGCCGGGCCTCCCTGACCGAGGCGTGGATCGAGATCGACCGTCACGGTGAGGCCTGGCTCCAGGGCGCGCACATCCCCGAGTACCTCCAGGGCACGTGGAACAACCACTCCCCCCGGCGCAAGCGCAAGCTCCTGCTCCACCGCGCCCAGCTGGAGCGGCTGGCGCAGCGGGTGAGCGCCAAGGGCTACACGGTGGTGCCCCTGGAGCTGTACTTCCTGGGGGGCCGGGCCAAGATCGAGATCGCCCTGGCCCGTGGCAAGCAGGACTGGGACAAGCGCCAGTCCCTGCGCGAGGCCCAGGACAGGCGGGAGGCCGCCCGTGCCATGGCCTGGGCCAACCGGCGTCGAGGATGA
- a CDS encoding methylated-DNA--[protein]-cysteine S-methyltransferase: MEIPTTWSTVYTSPWGDITLAARDQGPQGVLVGAWFKGQAHALSTLRGPLVPAPDHPVLRDAVTWLERYVAGERPRPTQLPLLAEGTAFRQLVWSLLETIPYGTTLTYRELARQAAARLGRPTMSAQAVGGAVGHNPLSVIVPCHRVVASDGSLTGYAGGVWRKAALLAHEGVILP, from the coding sequence ATGGAGATCCCGACCACCTGGAGCACCGTCTACACCTCGCCCTGGGGCGACATCACCCTGGCCGCCCGGGACCAGGGGCCTCAGGGCGTCCTCGTCGGCGCCTGGTTCAAGGGGCAGGCCCACGCCCTGTCCACCCTACGGGGCCCGCTCGTCCCCGCACCGGACCACCCGGTCCTGCGCGACGCCGTCACCTGGCTGGAACGCTACGTGGCCGGTGAGCGCCCCCGCCCCACGCAGCTGCCGCTGCTGGCAGAGGGGACCGCCTTCCGCCAGCTGGTGTGGAGCCTGCTTGAGACGATCCCCTACGGCACCACCCTGACCTACCGGGAGCTGGCCCGGCAGGCGGCCGCCCGGCTGGGGCGGCCGACCATGTCCGCCCAGGCCGTGGGCGGGGCGGTGGGTCACAACCCCCTGTCGGTCATTGTCCCCTGCCACCGGGTGGTCGCCTCCGACGGGTCCCTGACCGGCTACGCCGGCGGGGTATGGCGTAAGGCCGCGCTCCTGGCCCACGAGGGCGTCATCCTCCCCTAA
- a CDS encoding M23 family metallopeptidase — protein sequence MLPTTRFTADALARRTRRLRRRGVAAAMVALTVMVLGVGGGAQADDRSDAAAEQAEAEQRRAELTSSLEGVSAELGQAYLDLQNAKTALSTAQTDLATAEADLAAKEREQQTITNQLAVAQSTLTTLEQEATGSQAATQQSTSSIGQLVVSTYQGENSLTSWTYVLSSDSVEDLTQRASGVEIGSAVQESVLAAAETERVKAENRQARQKAATQRVSDLKKDADDAAAAAQTAKDTAQQRRDAVATLATQKANAASVLETQKAGLEEQQAQASADAAAAASRVAEIDAANQVALSEGSVSSVPASSIQSDSLGEGYIGHPIPGPLSVTSPFGYRIHPVTGVATGHQGVDFAASEGTPQYAAVSGTATYWNSASCGIGIDINGGYIDGHSYVITLCHLSSRTIADGQYVNRGDVVGLTGSTGYATGPHVHFQVARDGVYIDPMTLPGF from the coding sequence TGGCGGCGGCCATGGTGGCGCTCACCGTCATGGTCCTCGGCGTCGGGGGCGGGGCGCAGGCCGACGACCGCTCCGACGCCGCCGCGGAGCAGGCGGAGGCCGAGCAGCGCAGGGCCGAGCTGACCTCCTCCCTGGAGGGGGTCAGCGCCGAGCTCGGGCAGGCCTACCTCGACCTCCAGAACGCCAAGACCGCCCTGAGCACGGCCCAGACCGACCTGGCCACGGCCGAGGCCGACCTGGCCGCCAAGGAGCGCGAGCAGCAGACCATTACCAACCAGCTGGCCGTGGCACAGTCCACACTGACCACCCTGGAGCAGGAGGCCACCGGCTCCCAGGCCGCCACCCAGCAGAGCACCAGCTCGATCGGCCAGCTCGTGGTCTCCACCTACCAGGGGGAGAACTCCCTGACCTCCTGGACCTACGTGCTCTCCTCGGACTCCGTGGAGGACCTCACCCAGCGCGCCTCGGGCGTCGAGATCGGCTCCGCGGTCCAGGAGTCCGTCCTGGCCGCGGCCGAGACCGAGCGGGTCAAGGCCGAGAACCGCCAGGCCAGGCAGAAGGCCGCCACGCAGCGGGTGAGCGACCTCAAGAAGGACGCGGACGACGCCGCCGCGGCCGCCCAGACCGCCAAGGACACGGCACAGCAGAGGCGTGACGCCGTCGCCACCCTGGCGACCCAGAAGGCCAACGCCGCCTCCGTCCTGGAGACCCAGAAGGCGGGGCTGGAGGAGCAGCAGGCCCAGGCCAGTGCGGACGCGGCCGCGGCGGCGTCGCGGGTGGCCGAGATCGACGCCGCCAACCAGGTCGCCCTGAGCGAGGGCAGCGTGTCCTCCGTGCCAGCCTCCTCCATCCAGTCCGACTCCCTGGGCGAGGGCTACATCGGCCACCCCATCCCGGGGCCCCTGAGCGTCACCTCGCCCTTCGGGTACCGGATCCACCCGGTGACCGGCGTGGCCACAGGGCACCAGGGCGTGGACTTCGCGGCCAGTGAGGGCACCCCCCAGTACGCCGCGGTCTCCGGGACGGCGACCTACTGGAACTCCGCCTCCTGCGGCATCGGCATTGACATTAACGGCGGCTACATTGACGGGCACTCCTACGTCATCACCCTGTGCCACCTGTCCTCGCGCACCATTGCCGACGGGCAGTACGTCAACCGGGGCGACGTCGTCGGCCTGACCGGCTCCACCGGCTACGCCACCGGCCCCCACGTCCACTTCCAGGTGGCTCGGGACGGGGTCTACATCGACCCCATGACCCTGCCGGGCTTCTGA
- a CDS encoding Sir2 family NAD-dependent protein deacetylase: MSTHTEPDPATRRLAEVVRGARTLVVTGAGVSTDAGIPDYRGVGTTPVAPVDYEQFVTDPVWYRWVWARNHATWRLLEPLTPTPAHRALARLEDVGLVTGVSTQNVDRLHSRAGQRTVYELHGAYDRVVCLSCGALTPRAALDRRLSQLNPDYPRETDPAQVAITPQADRAAAEGCGFRAVNCETCGGLLKPDIVFFGEGLPEALGQSLEAARHCDVVLVVGTSLVVSTGMWVVRQAVGCGAALAVINRGPTMVDDVADLRIEGGASQVLGGLARDLAH; this comes from the coding sequence ATGAGCACCCACACCGAGCCGGACCCCGCCACGAGGCGCCTTGCCGAGGTCGTGCGCGGGGCGCGCACCCTGGTGGTGACCGGGGCGGGCGTCTCCACCGACGCCGGGATCCCCGACTACCGGGGCGTGGGCACCACCCCCGTGGCCCCGGTGGACTACGAGCAGTTCGTGACCGACCCCGTCTGGTACCGCTGGGTCTGGGCTCGCAACCACGCCACGTGGCGGCTCCTGGAGCCCCTGACCCCCACCCCCGCGCACCGCGCCCTGGCCCGCCTGGAGGACGTCGGCCTGGTCACCGGCGTGTCCACCCAGAACGTGGACCGCCTCCACTCCCGCGCCGGGCAGCGCACCGTCTACGAGCTCCACGGCGCCTACGACCGTGTCGTGTGCCTGTCCTGCGGCGCCCTGACCCCGCGCGCCGCCCTGGACAGGCGTCTGAGCCAGCTCAACCCTGACTACCCCCGTGAGACCGACCCCGCCCAGGTCGCCATCACCCCTCAGGCCGACCGGGCCGCCGCCGAGGGGTGCGGCTTCCGGGCCGTCAACTGCGAGACCTGCGGCGGCCTGCTCAAGCCCGACATTGTCTTCTTCGGCGAGGGGCTCCCCGAGGCCCTGGGGCAGTCCCTTGAGGCTGCCCGGCACTGTGACGTCGTCCTCGTGGTGGGCACCAGCCTGGTGGTGTCCACCGGCATGTGGGTGGTGCGCCAGGCCGTAGGGTGCGGCGCGGCGCTGGCAGTCATCAACCGCGGTCCCACCATGGTCGACGACGTCGCCGACCTGCGCATAGAGGGCGGCGCCTCTCAGGTGCTGGGTGGCCTCGCCCGGGACCTGGCGCACTGA